One part of the Populus alba chromosome 18, ASM523922v2, whole genome shotgun sequence genome encodes these proteins:
- the LOC118051080 gene encoding cyclin-A2-2: MHYPSSRQAEMNKENATAAKHEEPTTRITRARAKASGTSVGLFPASKPSFKQDQKHPLRSKAKRAASDENKSCSTSVAGLKHKRRAVLKDVTNVLCENSHLNCNIATKQQTSKQARKCPRNKNAEVAAHISMEISPAQEDVKEKLAEELSKIRMGEAQEFTSPAKLEDKKQSDCHGTREGGVADPRLLVPLSTKTSGAERPLKKEESEISEKLDASVGVSIVDIDSNIKDLQLCSLYAPDIYNNIRAKELDQRPSIDYMEKLQHDISPSMRGILIDWLVEVSEEYSLVPDTLYLTVNLIDRFLSQNYIEKQRLQLLGVTCMLIASKYEEICAPRVEEFCFITDNTYTRGEVLKMESQVLNFLHFHLSVPTTKSFLRRFIQAAQASCKVPCVELEFLANYLAELTLVEYNFLKLLPSLIAASVVFLARWTLNQSDHPWNSTLEHYTSYTASELKPTVLALEDLQLNTDGCCLNAIRDKYRQQKFKSVATLTSVQRVSSLF; encoded by the exons ATGCATTACCCTTCCTCGAGGCAAGCAGAGATGAATAAAGAAAATGCAACTGCTGCCAAACATGAAGAGCCCACTACTCGAATTACACGGGCACGTGCTAAAGCTTCGGGGACTTCAGTAGGATTATTTCCTGCCTCAAAACCCTCCTTTAAACAGGATCAGAAGCATCCTCTTAGATCAAAGGCCAAAAGAGCAGCATCAGATGAGAACAAATCTTGTTCAACCTCAGTTGCTGGTCTTAAGCATAAGAGAAGGGCAGTGCTTAAAGATGTGACCAACGTCCTTTGTGAGAATTCTCATCTGAACTGCAACATTGCAACAAAACAACAA ACTAGCAAACAAGCTAGAAAATGTCCTCGAAATAAGAATGCAGAGGTGGCTGCTCATATCTCTATGGAAATTTCACCGGCTCAGgaggatgtaaaagaaaagttaGCTGAAGAGCTGTCAAAAATAAGAATGGGGGAAGCACAAGAGTTTACTTCACCAGCAAAGTtagaagataaaaaacaaagcgATTGTCATGGCACAAGAGAAGGTGGTGTAGCAGATCCAAGGCTTCTAGTACCTCTTTCCACAAAAACTTCAGGAGCTGAAAGGCCTCTAAAGAAAG AAGAAAGTGAAATTTCTGAGAAACTGGATGCCTCAGTTGGCGTGAGCATAGTGGATATTGATTCAAACATAAAAGACCTTCAGCTCTGCAGCTTGTACGCCCCtgatatatataacaatataCGTGCTAAGGAG CTTGACCAAAGGCCTTCGATTGATTACATGGAGAAGTTGCAGCATGATATTAGTCCTAGCATGCGAGGAATTCTGATCGACTGGCTTGTGGAG GTTTCTGAAGAATATTCGTTGGTTCCAGATACACTTTACCTCACCGTCAATCTCATTGATCGATTCCTCTCACAGAactatattgaaaaacaaagactCCAACTGCTGGGTGTTACTTGCATGTTGATTGCCTC CAAGTATGAAGAAATTTGCGCGCCAAGAGTGGAAGAGTTTTGCTTCATCACTGACAATACTTACACAAGAGGAGAG GTTCTGAAAATGGAGAGTCAAGTCCTGAATTTCTTGCACTTTCATTTATCAGTTCCCACCACGAAATCATTTCTGAG GAGATTCATTCAAGCAGCACAAGCTTCCTGCAAG GTCCCCTGTGTCGAGCTGGAGTTCTTGGCCAATTATCTAGCAGAGTTGACTCTTGTTGAGTACAACTTCCTAAAGTTATTACCTTCCCTCATAGCCGCATCTGTTGTTTTTCTTGCCCGATGGACACTCAATCAATCAGACCACCCATGG AACTCAACTCTAGAGCACTACACTAGTTACACAGCATCAGAACTGAAACCTACAGTGCTTGCCCTGGAAGATTTGCAGCTGAACACTGACGGTTGTTGCCTAAATGCTATACGGGACAAATATAGACAACAGAAG TTCAAATCCGTAGCAACTTTGACCTCCGTTCAACGAGTTTCATCGCTTTTCTGA
- the LOC118051079 gene encoding serine/threonine protein phosphatase 2A 57 kDa regulatory subunit B' kappa isoform produces MLRQILSKLPRKSSKTDSAESARPESPSTQQISNGSSAGSGKSSNGPKRTSSVVFPASVVAGIEPLVPFKDVPSAEKMNLFVSKVSLCCVTFDFSDSSKNTLEKDVKRQTLLELVDFVAAGSMKFSEPAILAMCRMCAVNLFRVFPPNYRSNSSGIGENDDNDDPMFDPAWPHLQIVYDLLLRFINSTCLDAKVAKKYIDHSFILRLLDLFDTEDPRERECLKAILHRVYGKFMVHRPFIRKSLSNIFYRFVFETEKHNGIAELLEIFGSIISGFAMPLKEEHKIFLWRVLIPLHKPKSVGVYFQQLSYCVVQFIEKEPRLASMVIKGILKYWPITNSQKEVMFLGELEEILEAISMVEFQKVMVPLFWRIGCCINSLHFQVAERALFLWNNDQIVNLIAHNRPVILPIIFPALEKNALDHWNQGVLNLTLNVRKMFSEMDDALFLACLDQFREDEERQSVLAEQRKEAWQRLEQAASLKPVSRNTAVLVTPLATSIAC; encoded by the exons ATGTTGAGGCAAATCTTGAGTAAGCTCCCAAGAAAATCTTCAAAAACTGACTCAGCTGAGTCAGCTCGGCCTGAGTCTCCATCAACTCAGCAGATATCCAATGGCTCAAGTGCAGGTTCGGGGAAGTCATCCAATGGTCCGAAAAGAACGTCTTCTGTTGTATTTCCAGCTAGTGTGGTTGCTGGGATTGAGCCACTCGTGCCCTTCAAAGATGTGCCTAGTGCAGAGAAGATGAATCTCTTTGTGAGCAAAGTAAGCCTGTGTTGCGTAACTTTTGATTTCAGTGACTCAAGTAAGAATACACTTGAAAAGGATGTGAAGAGACAGACTTTGCTTGAACTTGTTGATTTTGTGGCTGCTGGGTCTATGAAATTTAGTGAACCTGCCATTTTAGCTATGTGTAGAATGTGCGCTGTTAATTTGTTTAGGGTGTTTCCTCCGAATTATAGGTCTAATTCGAGTGGCATTGGCGagaatgatgataatgatgaccCAATGTTCGATCCTGCGTGGCCTCATCTGCAAATTGTGTATGATTTGTTGCTTAGATTCATCAATTCTACGTGCTTAGATGCGAAAGTTGCTAAGAAGTACATAGACCATTCGTTTATATTGCGGCTGCTTGATTTGTTTGACACGGAGGATCCAAGAGAAAGGGAGTGCTTAAAGGCTATATTGCATAGGGTTTATGGGAAGTTTATGGTGCACAGGCCATTTATTCGAAAGTCTCTGAGCAATATATTCTATAGATTTGTGTTTGAGACTGAGAAGCATAATGGGATTGCAGAGTTGTTGGAGATTTTTGGGAGTATAATCAGTGGGTTTGCCATGCCTTTGAAAGAGGAGCACAAGATTTTCTTGTGGAGGGTTTTGATTCCTCTGCATAAGCCGAAGTCTGTGGGAGTTTACTTTCAGCAGTTGTCATATTGTGTGGTGCAATTTATTGAGAAGGAACCCAGGTTGGCGAGCATGGTGATAAAGGGGATACTGAAATACTGGCCAATAACTAATAGCCAGAAGGAGGTAATGTTCCTGGGTGAGTTGGAAGAGATTTTGGAAGCAATTAGCATGGTGGAGTTTCAAAAGGTCATGGTTCCGTTGTTCTGGCGGATTGGATGCTGCATTAATAGTCTCCACTTCCAG GTGGCCGAAAGAGCCCTCTTCTTATGGAACAATGACCAAATTGTCAACTTGATTGCTCACAATAGGCCTGTGATTCTGCCCATCATATTTCCAGCATTAGAAAAGAATGCCCTTGACCATTGGAACCAGGGGGTGCTCAATTTAACTCTAAACGTGAGGAAGATGTTCTCAGAGATGGACGATGCATTGTTCCTGGCCTGCCTTGATCAGTTCAGGGAGGATGAAGAAAGGCAAAGCGTGTTGGCTGAGCAGCGGAAGGAAGCATGGCAGCGGCTGGAGCAAGCTGCCAGTCTCAAGCCAGTAAGTAGAAACACAGCCGTTTTGGTAACTCCTTTGGCGACCTCAATTGCCTGTTAA